The Brassica rapa cultivar Chiifu-401-42 chromosome A10, CAAS_Brap_v3.01, whole genome shotgun sequence genome segment actttatgattatgtataataaaattgttgtatactatttattatgtatatgtgaaattagtaaaataattaccgtataatgtatgtaattacaaaatatatatatggaattaattattttcaaacacacatatgtataataaaaaaaaggaaaagacaaaaaatattaagagttaggtttattaattattgttgccatgattttttagttagaatttgattttgaaaatacattaattgaagagaaaagacaaaaatcctaaaagataggttaattaataacttcagtggcataccattgtaaatatagtggaaaactaagggataatctaattttgtactcctcttttaatagattagatgtctTGGGTTGGCATTCACTACATGTTGACTTTACCTATTAAATTCGCTAACATGTAGattaactttagtttttgaCCAAATCAATACTTATTCATGTTGCTTTTTCACTTGTCATTAAGTCATTACCAAAGAAAACCAAACCGTAACTTTACAAAGACTAGCATGAATATATACCAAAAGTACGTAACTACCATGTACGTGCATGCCTTGGCATCTACTAATAAACAAATATGGTTTCAGTTCATGATAATTGATTTAGTATAATTCGATATTAATAGGAACTGAacgaaaatatattttgtttctctTGGCAATCTTGAAGTTATAAAAACAGAGTATATTATTAGGTAGTGATTGTTTTtgcttatttttaatattataataaaaaaggaCCTGTTGTACTAGTTCAGTTTgagatatatatttatgaattttaccaaaaaaaatatatatttatgaaattatatGTGTCCAAAAATTAAGGAATGATATAATTCGAACAGGGACAACTTATAAGACGAGAGAGGGCATGAAGCAGAGGACAAGACTCAAAAGCATTCACCATCCAACtggctcaaaaaaaaaaagtagatacCTAATACCGAAACCTTAActtcaaaatcttttttttttttttggctaacaTTTGGACTGTAAAAACTATACATTTAAATGactatctttaaaaaaaaaaaaactattacttGACTTTTAAGTAAGTATTAAAAACGATTAACATAAGTAATACTCTTTGGGTcttatgttattattattttaacaatATAACACAACCATTGGTAGATTAGTTTGAGATATATTCCCTCAACGTTTTAGGATcgcaaaataataataacataagACCCAAAGAGTATTACTTATGTTAATCGTTTTTAATACAATTTGACTAGTTCTCATTCGCATTGTCAGCATATCACCTTTCATTATCGAGTTAGTTAAAAAGGTCTAACAAATTATCGTTtccaattttagtttttaacgAAAGCAAAGTTGAATTAACTTTTCTGCAACATGTTTTTGTCATCATTCATGTATTTCCACCATCTAGATAATATGTTTTGCTGTAATGTTCTTGTTTTATATTAAGTGAATAAAATACATCATATtgatttaatgaataaaatagaTCTTTGACCTGCTGGTTTTAATTTTTCTATACTAAAATATTACAATTTATCTAACAAtactattttacataattttttgtattttgtaaaaacttttttgtaaatattattatgtaacaatactATTTACttagttttatgttttatttcaaaaatttggAATTTATGTGGAAATTTAACTAAACTGAACCTATATAATAGAGAAGAATTGTTTTGGgatattattaaaaacatcGAAACTATTTGTGTTGAAATAGTGTTGAAATATTAATCTTTTGACATATATAGGTCATTCATGCTATGACATTAGTATGTATATAGATGATAAAAGTGTATTCATGTTTAATGAATTCGTTCATTATACATTCATTTCAAATATATTGTTCGCCCATTTATAGTTAGAGTAGGAGAtgtaaaactttatatatagtgattattaaactaatttggtatattttaaaaatattaaaatgaaataggTTTTTTAACTCAATGGAATATATAAACGCTAATAATAGTTGACTAaagttttatatatacaatatgtaAAGAGGTTAAATGTTTCATCTAGGAAGGGGGTGCAAATTAAAATTTAACcactaataaaaattttatatttgtgttaaaaattattgatataAATTGTAATGTTACATGATAGGAGCATTTAAAATTGTGACATGTAAGAaatagtttaaattaaaaaaaattacacatgtaataaatcataatttatgtgtttaataaataagatatttttatctttaaattaAATAGAAATGGATATTGTTTTCcaactaaaaaaatttaaatctttgtaaaaagtatttttgaaaagtatGAGCAAACAATGGAGATTTGGTTTGCTAGAGATAATTGAAGCTTTTGGAGGATAGAGATTATATCAAATTGAGTTTTTATGCAATTCTGTATAGAGTAGCAGATCAAAATctgtaaaaatgtttttttatttgaataaatttaaaattcttttaaaaaaagtattttgaaAAGTAATAATTTTAAGTTGatattatcattaaaatttattatataatttaaaatttttgtttgtaaatcaaatctaaattaaatttaaaatattttattagaattttcttaaataaatacACATGAAATAAAGTTGTAATTTATCTTTTAATAGATCAGAAGCGAGTGTAACTATTGAACTGTAGTTTATTATAGTATTCTCAGTTGAAAATAGAATAGgaacaaacaaattaaaatgatCTTAACCGTGGGaaatatttgcatatttaaataaaaactaaaaaaagctCATATAAAAGGGAAATGTTAAAACTGAAGCTttagtagaaaaaaaaagagtttacaAACTAAAGTAAATACTCGACTTTCTGGAAACTACCCCAAAGATTATAAGCATATTTACAACTCCCCACCACCACTCTCCAATATTATCATCCGCCGCCTCACATAACGACGCAAGCATTCGGATTCTCATCACTGAACATCTGAGGCGCGTGGGCCTGAACCGGATAGTACCCATATGGCCCACCCGGGTAATACGCTGACTCGTAATAAGGCTGAGCCGCCACGTACTCCATCATGTTCACCCCCTCGCCGCCTTTGTTATCCTTTCCCCCGCCGCCTTTCTTCTTGTCGCCAGACTCGTTCTCTTTGTCTTTATCCTTCTTCGGCGGCACAATCTCCACCGGACGCTTCAGCTTCTCCGACAAACTCTCCACGAGCTTCTTCACGTCCATTGTTCCTTTAACCGTCACCAACTGCTTCTCTTTGTCCATTGTCATCCCACTCACACCTAAACGAttccaacaaacaaacaaatgtgAGCGTTTTGTAAAAATAGCGTTTTGAACAAAAAAGCGTTTTCTGTAACTAACCTTTGGTTTTAGTGACAGTCTTTTGGATGTTAGCGATACAGCCTTCACAGTGAAAGTTCAGCTTCAACACCGCCGTTGTCACCGGAGCCTGAAcacattataataaatataaataaataacataacCACAACACTCAGAATCAGATTCATGGCATTGTATAATACAGTAAAGGTCGAAGCTTTACCTCTTTGGGTTTCTTCTCCTCAGATgatttcttttctttgtttttctcttCATCGCTTTTGTTCTTATTGTTCTTTTTGGGCTGAGGAGAAACCAAGTCgactttcttctttgtcttctctTGAAGTGTCTCCCGGAGTTTCGCCGGGTCTACTTCTCCGGTCACCGTTAGCTTCCCAGTCTCTGACTCTGATTTCACCGTCTCAACGCCTGAGAAGAGAGACATTAATGTTAATTTTACAGTGAAGACATTAGCTTTGTGTcttttaaagaagaaaaaaaaacaaacctttGAAAGCACGAGCGCATTTGACGATTTTGGAAGCGCAGCCGTCGCAATGCATATCGACCTTCAAAACGACGGTGATAGACGCCGTTTTCTTATCGCCGCCACCGTCTCCTTTGTTCTCGTTGTTGCTGTTCTTCTTCTGCTTATAgacaaaacagagagagagagagagagagcaaatcAAACCCATTATTAAACTTACGCAGAGagagaaacaagaagagaagaTTCTTGATAGTTGTTTAGGGGTTTGAGTGAGTTACCTTGGCCATGGTGAGTCGGACTCGGTTAGTAGTGGGAGAGAAGGAAGTTGTTGGAGACAGAGTCGGAGAAAGACGAGACCTTGAGAAAGAAAGAACCtttggtttatatttatacTACCCACTCCGTTTAATGCGTTTTATTATgatgtgatgatgatgaatggTGTATGGTATGGGTCTATGATGATGTTATGGACCGTCCACATACGTTTTTCCGTATTacattgttttttgttttattcgGTACGATTTTCCCGGTTAGTGCCTGC includes the following:
- the LOC103845494 gene encoding heavy metal-associated isoprenylated plant protein 3 isoform X2, with translation MAKKKNSNNENKGDGGGDKKTASITVVLKVDMHCDGCASKIVKCARAFKGVETVKSESETGKLTVTGEVDPAKLRETLQEKTKKKVDLVSPQPKKNNKNKSDEEKNKEKKSSEEKKPKEAPVTTAVLKLNFHCEGCIANIQKTVTKTKGVSGMTMDKEKQLVTVKGTMDVKKLVESLSEKLKRPVEIVPPKKDKDKENESGDKKKGGGGKDNKGGEGVNMMEYVAAQPYYESAYYPGGPYGYYPVQAHAPQMFSDENPNACVVM
- the LOC103845494 gene encoding heavy metal-associated isoprenylated plant protein 3 isoform X1 produces the protein MAKKQKKNSNNENKGDGGGDKKTASITVVLKVDMHCDGCASKIVKCARAFKGVETVKSESETGKLTVTGEVDPAKLRETLQEKTKKKVDLVSPQPKKNNKNKSDEEKNKEKKSSEEKKPKEAPVTTAVLKLNFHCEGCIANIQKTVTKTKGVSGMTMDKEKQLVTVKGTMDVKKLVESLSEKLKRPVEIVPPKKDKDKENESGDKKKGGGGKDNKGGEGVNMMEYVAAQPYYESAYYPGGPYGYYPVQAHAPQMFSDENPNACVVM